One Micromonospora sp. FIMYZ51 genomic window carries:
- a CDS encoding NUDIX domain-containing protein gives MEQMRRVGAYGVVWDAERARVLLVRGSRAADFPGVWSLPGGGLEHAEHPAQAVVREVAEETGLSVEVTGLRAVVADVVPYPDQGVALHTDRMIFDLAVAGGTLRAEAEGSTDLARWVSLAEAAGLPLLAFTAEALGLPVVPLPSGALRRREPFPAPEARRRRRFGAYGLVTDPTDRVLLCLIAEGYPGAGRWHLPGGGTDHGEQPVTGLLRELVEESGQLGRVIELIGVDNLHNPAALGPEGYPIDWHGIRVVYRVAVDVPTEPAVTELAGGSTARAGWFTRPELQELPLTEIAAEMLRVPG, from the coding sequence GTGGAGCAGATGCGGCGAGTCGGGGCGTACGGGGTGGTGTGGGACGCCGAGCGGGCGCGGGTGCTGCTGGTGCGGGGGTCCCGGGCGGCCGACTTTCCCGGCGTCTGGTCGTTGCCCGGCGGCGGCCTGGAACACGCCGAGCATCCCGCGCAGGCGGTGGTCCGCGAGGTCGCCGAGGAGACCGGGCTCTCGGTCGAGGTGACCGGGCTGCGGGCCGTGGTCGCGGACGTGGTGCCGTACCCGGACCAGGGCGTGGCCCTGCACACCGACCGGATGATCTTCGATTTGGCGGTTGCCGGCGGCACGCTGCGGGCCGAGGCGGAGGGCAGCACCGATCTGGCCCGCTGGGTGAGCCTGGCGGAGGCGGCCGGGCTGCCGTTGCTGGCCTTCACCGCCGAGGCCCTCGGCCTTCCGGTGGTCCCGCTGCCATCGGGTGCGCTGCGCCGTCGGGAGCCGTTCCCCGCACCCGAAGCCCGGCGTCGGCGGCGCTTCGGCGCGTACGGTCTGGTCACCGATCCCACCGACCGGGTGCTGCTGTGCCTGATCGCGGAGGGCTATCCGGGTGCCGGCCGGTGGCACCTGCCGGGCGGCGGAACGGACCACGGCGAACAGCCCGTCACCGGGTTGCTACGGGAACTGGTCGAGGAGTCGGGTCAGCTGGGCCGGGTGATCGAGCTGATCGGAGTGGACAATCTCCACAATCCGGCAGCACTCGGCCCCGAAGGGTACCCCATTGACTGGCATGGCATCCGGGTCGTCTACCGGGTCGCGGTCGACGTACCGACCGAGCCGGCGGTGACCGAGCTGGCCGGCGGCTCGACCGCCCGCGCCGGTTGGTTCACCCGTCCCGAGCTGCAAGAACTGCCGCTCACGGAGATCGCTGCCGAGATGCTGCGGGTGCCCGGGTGA
- a CDS encoding LCP family protein, with the protein MAFGADRRRLTLLLAGLATVLLLAGGALVVARTVTADRATPAAGQAGPDPTPSEQPSPSPSTPPPGADLTGPLNLLLVGVDTRVSVPGWEPHADAVLVLHVPAGLSRAYLFSLPRDLVVDVPAYQAADYRGGRTKLTNAMSYGSRVPGRAKKPDTAQGYELLRRTVSDYTGLRIDAGAVLTFGGFDKLVDSLGGVDIHVDQRVVSRHRRPDGKHREPGPGIGGYVGPQMVYEPGDRHLNGWQALDYARQRYLPGGDYTRQRHQQQLIRALVRKILDADLARQPERVEQVTDALGDMLVYVGGRRMVDFAYALGGLSPDALTLVVLPGAAVGRGNAYRGEELTRVGVRFLTELRAGRADAYLAEHPKLRVPD; encoded by the coding sequence ATGGCGTTCGGAGCGGACCGACGACGGTTGACCCTGCTGCTGGCGGGGCTGGCCACGGTACTCCTGCTGGCCGGTGGCGCGCTGGTGGTGGCGCGCACGGTGACCGCCGACCGGGCGACGCCGGCCGCCGGGCAGGCCGGACCGGACCCGACACCGAGTGAACAGCCCAGCCCCAGCCCGAGCACCCCGCCACCCGGCGCCGACCTCACCGGCCCGCTCAATCTGCTGCTGGTCGGCGTCGACACCCGGGTCAGCGTGCCCGGTTGGGAGCCGCACGCCGACGCCGTACTGGTCCTGCACGTGCCGGCCGGGTTGTCCCGGGCGTACCTCTTCTCGCTCCCCCGGGACCTGGTGGTGGACGTCCCGGCCTACCAGGCGGCCGACTACCGGGGTGGACGGACCAAACTCACAAACGCGATGAGCTACGGCAGCCGGGTGCCGGGCAGGGCCAAGAAGCCCGATACCGCCCAGGGGTACGAGCTGCTGCGGCGCACCGTGAGCGACTACACCGGGCTGCGTATCGACGCCGGGGCGGTGCTCACCTTCGGCGGCTTCGACAAGCTTGTGGACAGCCTCGGCGGCGTCGACATCCACGTCGACCAGCGGGTGGTCTCGCGGCACCGCCGCCCGGACGGCAAGCACCGGGAACCGGGGCCCGGGATCGGCGGCTACGTCGGGCCGCAGATGGTCTACGAGCCCGGTGATCGACACCTCAACGGCTGGCAGGCGCTTGACTATGCCCGCCAGCGTTACCTACCCGGCGGCGACTACACCCGACAACGCCACCAGCAGCAACTGATCCGGGCGCTGGTTCGGAAGATCCTCGACGCGGACCTGGCCCGCCAGCCGGAGCGGGTCGAGCAGGTGACCGACGCGCTCGGCGACATGCTGGTCTACGTCGGCGGACGGCGGATGGTCGACTTCGCGTACGCCCTCGGTGGGCTCTCCCCGGACGCCCTCACGCTTGTCGTCCTGCCGGGTGCGGCGGTCGGTCGGGGCAACGCCTACCGGGGCGAGGAACTGACCCGGGTCGGCGTCCGCTTCCTCACCGAACTACGCGCCGGACGCGCCGACGCCTACCTCGCCGAGCATCCGAAGCTGCGGGTGCCGGACTAG
- a CDS encoding phosphatidylserine decarboxylase → MTQSPAVRVPGRSGPARLGERAARTLVSELARINTPKAALLVGATPESAVLAAAFEALLPGDTLTVVPAERVSAVALREHVTAQGRWIADRVRVLESLAEAEPAAVVVAGEAYVGTADETRAAVETLTKYLTDGGVLSVATAVARTAGAAAELERQGALHGVGADLVLRNSPPVRVYRLRFTAAQAGTAEQLAPAYRPSSVPITRDMHIDSNGVAAAGIALGLAALTRLARPKSKLWLVPALAAAPVAAFFRDPERDVPEDPSAVVAAADGQVLSVQRLHDERFGDGEFLRVAVFLSVLDVHVNRAPVAGKVVDYFVADGGFVNAMKPDAEHNVAAYTVLDTTHGTVVVAQRTGLIARRIVQRAPVGSLLARGERFGLIRFGSRTDVYLPADAAEPLVGPGDKVIGGSTVIARWR, encoded by the coding sequence ATGACCCAGTCCCCCGCCGTGCGCGTCCCCGGTCGTTCCGGCCCGGCCCGCCTCGGCGAGCGCGCCGCCCGTACCCTCGTCTCCGAACTCGCCCGGATCAACACCCCGAAGGCCGCTCTGCTGGTCGGCGCGACCCCGGAGTCCGCCGTGCTGGCCGCCGCGTTCGAGGCGCTGCTGCCCGGCGACACCCTCACCGTGGTCCCGGCCGAACGGGTTAGCGCCGTGGCGCTGCGGGAACACGTCACCGCGCAGGGCCGCTGGATCGCCGATCGGGTACGCGTGCTGGAGAGCCTCGCCGAGGCCGAACCGGCCGCCGTGGTGGTCGCCGGCGAGGCGTACGTCGGCACGGCCGACGAGACCCGGGCCGCCGTCGAGACGCTCACCAAGTACCTGACCGACGGCGGGGTGCTCAGTGTGGCCACCGCCGTCGCCCGCACCGCCGGTGCCGCCGCCGAGTTGGAGCGCCAGGGCGCGCTGCACGGCGTCGGCGCCGACCTGGTGCTGCGCAACTCCCCGCCGGTACGGGTGTACCGGCTCCGCTTCACTGCGGCGCAGGCCGGCACGGCGGAGCAGCTCGCGCCGGCCTACCGCCCGTCGAGCGTGCCGATCACCCGCGACATGCACATCGACTCCAACGGCGTGGCCGCCGCCGGCATCGCGCTCGGCCTGGCCGCGCTGACCCGGCTGGCCCGGCCGAAGTCGAAGCTCTGGCTGGTCCCCGCGCTGGCCGCCGCACCGGTGGCGGCCTTCTTCCGGGACCCGGAGCGGGACGTACCGGAGGACCCGTCGGCCGTGGTGGCCGCCGCCGACGGTCAGGTGCTGTCGGTCCAACGCCTGCACGACGAGCGCTTCGGCGACGGCGAGTTCCTGCGGGTCGCGGTCTTCCTGTCCGTGCTCGACGTGCACGTCAACCGCGCTCCGGTGGCGGGCAAGGTGGTGGACTACTTCGTCGCGGACGGCGGGTTCGTCAACGCGATGAAGCCGGACGCCGAGCACAACGTGGCCGCCTACACGGTGCTTGACACCACGCACGGCACGGTGGTGGTGGCGCAGCGGACGGGCCTGATCGCCCGCCGGATCGTGCAGCGTGCCCCGGTCGGCTCGCTGCTGGCTCGGGGTGAGCGGTTCGGGCTGATCCGGTTCGGTTCGCGGACCGACGTCTACCTGCCGGCCGACGCGGCGGAGCCGCTTGTCGGTCCGGGTGACAAGGTGATCGGCGGCTCGACGGTCATCGCCCGCTGGCGCTGA
- the guaA gene encoding glutamine-hydrolyzing GMP synthase translates to MSLPRPVLVVDFGAQYAQLIARRVREAKVYSEIVPHTMPVAEMLAKNPAAIILSGGPASVYEPNAPQVDDGLFRTGVPVFGICYGFQAMARSLGGTVARTGNREYGGTPLRPRLLEPGVLLRDLPADLPVWMSHGDCVTEAPDGFTVTAESAGAPVAAFEDLAGRRAGVQFHPEVGHTAYGQEMLTRFLYEIAEIEPTWTPENIIDEQVARIRAQVGDKEVICGLSGGVDSAVAAALVHKAVGDQLTCVFVDHGLLRAGEAEQVEKDYVAATGIKLKVVDAADRFLGALAGVTDPEQKRKIIGREFIRVFEAAAREIAAHGDVEFLVQGTLYPDVVESGGGTGTANIKSHHNVGGLPEDLKFALVEPLRTLFKDEVRTLGLQLGLPEAMVWRHPFPGPGLAIRIIGAVDRERLDVLRRADYIARQELTAAGLDRDVWQFPVVLLADVRSVGVQGDGRSYGHPVVLRPVSSEDAMTADWSRLPYDVIARISTRITNEVAEVNRVVLDVTSKPPGTIEWE, encoded by the coding sequence ATGAGCCTGCCGCGTCCTGTCCTCGTGGTCGACTTCGGTGCCCAGTACGCCCAGCTGATCGCCCGCCGGGTACGCGAGGCGAAGGTCTACTCCGAGATCGTCCCGCACACCATGCCCGTGGCCGAGATGCTTGCCAAGAACCCGGCCGCGATCATCCTGTCCGGCGGCCCGGCCAGCGTCTACGAGCCGAACGCGCCGCAGGTCGACGACGGGCTGTTCCGCACGGGCGTACCGGTCTTCGGCATCTGCTACGGGTTCCAGGCGATGGCCCGCTCGCTTGGCGGCACGGTGGCGCGCACCGGCAACCGCGAGTACGGCGGCACCCCGCTGCGGCCCCGCCTGCTCGAACCGGGCGTGCTCCTCCGCGACCTGCCGGCCGACCTGCCGGTCTGGATGAGCCACGGCGACTGCGTGACCGAGGCGCCGGACGGCTTCACGGTGACCGCCGAGTCGGCCGGTGCGCCGGTCGCCGCCTTCGAGGACCTGGCCGGCCGCCGGGCCGGCGTGCAGTTCCACCCCGAGGTGGGACACACCGCGTACGGGCAGGAGATGCTGACCCGCTTCCTGTACGAGATCGCCGAGATCGAGCCGACCTGGACGCCCGAGAACATCATCGACGAGCAGGTGGCCCGGATCCGCGCGCAGGTCGGCGACAAGGAGGTCATCTGCGGCCTCAGTGGCGGGGTGGACTCCGCGGTCGCCGCCGCGCTTGTGCACAAGGCCGTCGGCGACCAACTGACCTGCGTCTTCGTCGACCACGGCCTGCTGCGCGCGGGCGAGGCCGAGCAGGTGGAGAAGGACTACGTCGCGGCCACCGGCATCAAGCTGAAGGTGGTCGACGCGGCCGACCGCTTCCTCGGCGCGCTGGCCGGGGTGACCGACCCGGAGCAGAAGCGCAAGATCATTGGCCGGGAGTTCATCCGGGTCTTCGAGGCCGCCGCCCGGGAGATCGCCGCACACGGCGACGTCGAGTTCCTGGTGCAGGGCACCCTCTACCCGGACGTGGTCGAGTCCGGCGGCGGCACCGGCACCGCAAACATCAAGAGTCACCACAACGTCGGCGGGCTGCCCGAGGATCTGAAATTCGCCCTGGTCGAGCCGCTGCGCACGCTCTTCAAGGACGAGGTCCGTACGCTCGGACTCCAGCTCGGCCTGCCCGAGGCGATGGTCTGGCGGCACCCGTTCCCGGGCCCCGGCCTGGCCATCCGGATCATCGGCGCGGTCGACCGGGAGCGCCTCGACGTGCTCCGCCGGGCCGATTACATCGCCCGCCAGGAGCTGACCGCCGCTGGCCTGGACCGGGACGTGTGGCAGTTCCCGGTGGTGCTGCTGGCCGACGTACGCAGCGTCGGCGTGCAGGGCGACGGGCGCAGCTACGGGCATCCCGTGGTGCTGCGCCCGGTCTCCAGCGAGGACGCGATGACCGCCGACTGGTCCCGGCTGCCCTACGACGTGATCGCCCGGATCTCCACCCGGATCACCAACGAGGTGGCTGAGGTGAACCGGGTGGTCCTGGACGTCACCAGCAAGCCGCCGGGCACCATCGAGTGGGAGTGA
- a CDS encoding NUDIX hydrolase: MTTMLEPLRRIAAYAVCTDSVDRVLLVRASERSGTPGTWSLPGGAVDHGEDPQHTVVRETAIETGLSVAVGDLHDVLADMRALPERGITIHTDRLVYRVSVRGGSLTDRVDRPTDLARWFTLDEARQLPLRSFTARALGLPTSSADIVPDEPPEFPSFYAVPGPDGLHRAQRFAAYAVVTDPDGRVLLTRVSDGYPGAGCWHLPGGGTDYGEQPGAALIRELVEETGQTGRLVELLGVVSHRDAASLGPEGYPIDWHGVRAFYRVVVDQPAPPTVGEVGGSTCEARWFAREELGALPTDRLTEVTAEAVQAARLT, from the coding sequence GTGACCACCATGCTGGAGCCGCTGCGCAGGATCGCGGCATACGCAGTCTGTACTGATTCGGTAGACCGAGTGTTGCTGGTCCGCGCATCGGAGCGCTCCGGCACACCCGGTACGTGGTCCCTGCCCGGCGGGGCGGTCGACCACGGCGAGGATCCGCAGCACACAGTCGTCCGGGAGACCGCCATCGAGACCGGTCTGTCAGTGGCCGTCGGTGACCTGCACGACGTGCTGGCGGACATGCGGGCCCTGCCCGAGCGGGGCATCACCATCCACACCGACCGCCTGGTCTACCGGGTTTCGGTGCGCGGTGGTTCGCTTACCGACCGGGTCGACCGCCCGACCGACCTGGCCCGCTGGTTCACCCTGGACGAGGCTCGGCAGCTGCCGCTGCGCTCGTTCACCGCACGGGCCCTCGGGCTGCCCACCTCCTCGGCGGACATCGTGCCCGACGAGCCGCCGGAGTTTCCTTCCTTCTACGCGGTCCCCGGTCCCGACGGGCTGCACCGGGCGCAGCGCTTCGCCGCGTACGCCGTGGTCACCGACCCGGACGGGCGGGTGCTGCTGACCCGGGTCTCCGACGGCTACCCGGGCGCGGGCTGCTGGCACCTGCCGGGTGGCGGCACCGACTACGGCGAGCAGCCGGGTGCGGCACTGATCCGGGAACTGGTGGAGGAGACCGGGCAGACCGGGCGCCTCGTCGAGCTGCTCGGAGTCGTCAGCCACCGGGACGCGGCTTCGCTCGGCCCGGAGGGCTACCCGATCGACTGGCACGGCGTACGCGCCTTCTACCGGGTGGTGGTGGACCAGCCGGCTCCGCCGACCGTCGGTGAGGTCGGCGGCTCCACCTGTGAGGCCCGCTGGTTCGCCCGCGAGGAACTCGGTGCCCTGCCCACCGACCGCCTCACCGAGGTGACCGCCGAAGCCGTCCAGGCTGCCCGCCTCACCTGA
- a CDS encoding GMC family oxidoreductase gives MRYDVLVIGSGFGGSVAALRAAEKGYSVGVLEAGRRFADDEFPQTSWRLRRFLWAPRLGCFGLQRITLLRAADRRAGGGVLVLSGAGVGGGSLVYANTLYEPLDAFYTDPQWRDITDWRAELAPHYDQAKRMLGVTTYPKVTGADRAMRRVAERMGVGHTFHATPVGVHIGRPGERVADPYFGGAGPDRVGCTHCGACMTGCRYGAKNTLVKNYLWLAERLGARVHPLTTVTAVRPVDGGYAVHTRRTGAWLRRRPEVIHADQVIFAAGALGTQRLLHEMRAGGDLPGLSPRLGELTRTNSEAILGATMPHRQARARGVDFTEGVAITSSFHPDGQTHIEPVRYGRGSNAMGLLQSLLVDGGPHRVRRWFGQLLRQPVLAARMLSVRGWSQRTVIALVMQSADNSLTTRLRRGPFGRRLVSGPGHGTPNPTWLPAGNRAVRLLAEEIDGTPGGALTEPFDIPMTAHILGGAVIGATPADGVIDPYHRVYGHPGLHVVDGAAISANLGVNPSLTITAQAERAMSMWPNKNHEDPRPPLGTPYRRLRAVPPQTPAVPAHAPAALHPHP, from the coding sequence ATGCGGTACGACGTGCTCGTCATCGGATCGGGCTTCGGCGGCAGCGTCGCCGCGCTCCGGGCGGCCGAGAAGGGCTACTCGGTAGGTGTGCTGGAGGCCGGTCGGCGGTTCGCCGACGACGAGTTCCCGCAGACGTCGTGGCGACTGCGCCGCTTCCTGTGGGCCCCGCGACTTGGCTGTTTCGGCCTGCAACGGATCACCCTGTTACGAGCCGCCGACCGGCGGGCCGGTGGCGGGGTGCTGGTGCTCTCCGGTGCGGGAGTCGGCGGCGGTTCCCTGGTGTACGCCAACACGCTCTACGAGCCACTTGACGCCTTCTACACCGACCCGCAGTGGCGGGACATCACCGACTGGCGAGCCGAACTGGCACCGCACTACGACCAGGCGAAGCGGATGCTCGGGGTGACCACATATCCGAAGGTCACCGGGGCGGACCGGGCGATGCGGCGGGTGGCCGAGCGGATGGGGGTGGGGCACACCTTCCACGCCACCCCGGTCGGCGTGCACATCGGGCGTCCGGGCGAGCGGGTGGCCGACCCGTACTTCGGTGGCGCCGGTCCGGACCGGGTCGGCTGCACCCACTGCGGCGCTTGCATGACCGGCTGCCGGTACGGCGCGAAGAACACGCTTGTGAAAAACTACCTCTGGCTGGCCGAGCGGCTCGGTGCCCGGGTGCATCCGCTGACCACGGTGACCGCGGTCCGGCCGGTCGACGGCGGGTACGCGGTGCACACCCGGCGTACCGGTGCCTGGCTCCGGCGGCGACCAGAGGTGATCCACGCCGACCAGGTGATCTTCGCTGCCGGCGCGCTCGGCACCCAGCGGTTGCTGCACGAGATGCGGGCCGGCGGCGACCTGCCCGGGCTTTCGCCCCGGCTCGGCGAGCTGACCCGGACCAACTCGGAGGCGATCCTCGGTGCCACCATGCCGCACCGGCAGGCCCGGGCGCGGGGGGTGGACTTCACCGAAGGGGTGGCGATCACCAGTTCGTTCCACCCCGACGGGCAGACCCACATCGAGCCGGTCCGCTACGGGCGGGGCTCCAACGCGATGGGGCTGCTCCAGTCGCTGCTGGTGGACGGCGGGCCGCACCGGGTCCGCCGCTGGTTCGGGCAGCTGTTGCGGCAGCCGGTGCTGGCCGCCCGGATGCTCTCGGTACGCGGCTGGTCGCAGCGTACGGTGATCGCGCTGGTGATGCAGTCGGCCGACAACTCGCTCACCACCCGGCTGCGGCGCGGCCCGTTCGGCCGCCGGCTGGTCTCCGGCCCGGGGCACGGCACCCCCAACCCGACCTGGCTCCCGGCCGGCAACCGGGCGGTCCGGCTGCTCGCCGAGGAGATCGACGGTACGCCGGGCGGCGCGCTCACCGAGCCGTTCGACATCCCGATGACCGCGCACATCCTCGGCGGCGCGGTGATCGGCGCGACTCCCGCCGACGGCGTGATCGACCCGTACCACCGGGTTTACGGTCACCCCGGCCTGCACGTGGTCGACGGCGCCGCCATCTCCGCAAACCTCGGCGTCAACCCCTCGCTCACCATCACCGCCCAAGCCGAACGCGCCATGTCGATGTGGCCCAACAAGAACCACGAGGACCCCCGCCCCCCGCTAGGCACCCCCTACCGCCGCCTGCGTGCGGTCCCCCCACAAACCCCCGCCGTCCCCGCCCACGCCCCCGCCGCCCTCCACCCCCACCCCTGA
- a CDS encoding phosphatidylcholine/phosphatidylserine synthase, translated as MRRSGTLARQVLLVRVGRRGAELHGGTDMLPEPRYADRPRRRYGLQRFDRARIETIAPISPAVAPLPPVTHTSVPSPAPDEPAATNVPLLPGARTPARRMKFALVNACTLASLLLGINAIFVAMHGNVRLAAFLLIACVAFDGLDGALARKLGVSSPFGAQMDSLADMCSFGLAAPVVVYASLAGEVPTAAAAVAAALVAACAAIRLARFNVSPSDGRFFSGVPTTMAAAVLALMVVIGLPVPGAVQIAGVALLAFTMVSSFPYAKLARLVKLPPWVWLAPVIGALIDVRLTFCLIVVGYLVSGPVLWLRQRRTI; from the coding sequence CTGCGTCGCAGCGGCACCCTCGCTCGTCAGGTCCTGCTGGTCCGCGTCGGCCGCCGAGGTGCGGAACTGCACGGCGGAACCGACATGTTGCCCGAGCCCCGCTACGCGGACCGCCCGCGTCGCCGGTACGGCCTTCAGCGGTTCGACCGCGCCAGGATCGAGACAATCGCGCCGATCAGTCCCGCAGTCGCGCCGCTGCCGCCGGTGACCCACACCAGCGTGCCGAGCCCCGCGCCGGACGAGCCGGCCGCGACAAACGTCCCGCTGCTGCCCGGTGCCCGGACACCGGCCCGGCGGATGAAGTTCGCGCTCGTAAACGCCTGCACCCTGGCCAGCCTGCTACTCGGCATCAACGCGATCTTCGTGGCCATGCACGGCAACGTCCGGCTCGCCGCCTTCCTCCTCATCGCCTGCGTGGCCTTCGACGGTCTGGACGGCGCGCTGGCCCGCAAGCTCGGGGTGTCCAGCCCGTTCGGCGCCCAGATGGACTCGCTTGCCGACATGTGCTCCTTCGGCCTGGCCGCGCCCGTGGTGGTCTACGCCTCGCTCGCCGGGGAGGTGCCGACGGCTGCCGCCGCGGTGGCCGCGGCGCTCGTGGCGGCCTGCGCCGCGATCCGGCTCGCCCGGTTCAACGTCTCGCCAAGCGACGGTCGCTTCTTCTCCGGCGTGCCGACCACGATGGCGGCGGCCGTGCTGGCGCTGATGGTGGTCATCGGCCTCCCGGTGCCGGGGGCGGTGCAGATCGCCGGAGTGGCGCTGCTCGCCTTCACCATGGTCAGCAGCTTCCCGTACGCGAAGCTCGCCCGGCTGGTCAAGCTGCCGCCGTGGGTCTGGCTCGCGCCGGTGATCGGCGCGCTTATCGACGTCCGGCTCACCTTCTGCCTGATCGTGGTGGGTTACCTGGTCAGCGGGCCGGTGCTCTGGCTGCGCCAGCGTCGCACCATCTGA
- a CDS encoding M1 family metallopeptidase, which yields MVAAVALVSCTGDGRSDGEFRPGSADLADPYVPGSGNGGYDVDHYRLAVRYDPADDRLTGRAEVTATATHGLSRFNLDLTGLDVGTVAVNGAPAQFRHDDGELVVTPDQGLATGSRFTVEVAYAGVPEAVADGVLGDGGFQHTEDGAIALGQPHSAATWFPVNDHPSDKATYDIEVTVPDGLAALSNGVPGERTSADGWTTWRWAERSPMASYLSTLVIGDYRVATGSHDGKPLVTAVPAGLSATGPEARSLARTGEIADFLADRFGPYPFEAYGGVVVADERIGYALETQSRPVYGPGFFRRGEPNYAVVVHELAHQWFGNSVALAGWRDIWLNEGFASYAEWLWEEHDGGATAQRTFERQYAATDWSRRTLDPGAGQMFSSAVYKRGALAVHALRRTVGDDAFFEILRTWTTERRNGTATTEDFVALAERVSGRALGPFFDAWLTGTTPPALP from the coding sequence GTGGTGGCCGCCGTCGCACTTGTCAGTTGCACCGGGGACGGGCGGTCGGACGGCGAGTTCCGGCCCGGCAGCGCGGACCTCGCCGACCCGTACGTACCGGGCAGCGGCAACGGCGGGTACGACGTCGACCACTACCGGCTGGCGGTGCGCTACGACCCGGCCGACGACCGGCTCACCGGCCGGGCCGAGGTCACCGCGACCGCGACCCACGGACTGTCCCGGTTCAACCTGGACCTGACCGGGCTGGACGTCGGCACGGTCGCGGTGAACGGTGCCCCGGCGCAGTTCCGGCACGACGACGGCGAACTGGTCGTCACTCCCGACCAGGGGCTCGCCACCGGCAGCCGGTTCACCGTCGAGGTGGCGTACGCGGGTGTGCCCGAGGCGGTCGCCGACGGCGTACTGGGCGACGGCGGCTTCCAGCACACCGAGGACGGTGCGATCGCGCTCGGCCAACCGCACTCGGCGGCGACCTGGTTCCCGGTCAACGACCACCCCTCCGACAAGGCCACCTACGACATCGAGGTGACCGTCCCCGACGGCCTCGCCGCGCTGAGCAACGGGGTGCCCGGCGAGCGGACCAGCGCCGACGGCTGGACCACCTGGCGCTGGGCGGAGCGGTCGCCGATGGCGAGCTACCTGAGCACGCTTGTGATCGGCGACTACCGGGTGGCCACCGGCAGCCACGACGGCAAGCCGCTGGTCACCGCCGTGCCCGCCGGGTTGTCCGCCACCGGCCCGGAGGCGAGGTCACTTGCCCGTACCGGCGAGATCGCCGACTTCCTGGCCGACCGCTTCGGGCCGTACCCGTTCGAGGCGTACGGCGGGGTGGTGGTCGCCGACGAGCGGATCGGGTACGCGCTGGAGACCCAGTCCCGGCCGGTCTACGGGCCGGGCTTCTTCCGCCGGGGCGAACCGAACTACGCCGTGGTCGTGCACGAGTTGGCGCACCAGTGGTTCGGCAACAGCGTGGCGTTGGCCGGCTGGCGTGACATCTGGCTCAACGAGGGCTTCGCCAGCTACGCCGAGTGGCTGTGGGAGGAGCACGACGGCGGAGCCACCGCCCAGCGCACCTTCGAGCGCCAGTACGCGGCGACGGACTGGTCCCGGCGTACCCTCGACCCGGGCGCGGGACAGATGTTCAGCAGCGCCGTCTACAAACGCGGGGCGCTTGCCGTGCACGCGCTGCGGCGTACCGTCGGTGACGACGCCTTCTTCGAGATCCTGCGCACCTGGACCACCGAGCGCCGCAACGGCACCGCGACCACCGAGGACTTCGTCGCCCTGGCCGAACGGGTGTCGGGACGCGCGCTGGGCCCGTTCTTCGACGCCTGGCTCACCGGCACCACCCCACCGGCCCTGCCCTGA